GAAGCCGGCCGACCTGGGCGTCGGCAACGCGCGCATGCAGGCGGGGTTCCTCGTCGGGAACCAGCTGGCCGGCCCGCCGTTGGGCGCGTTCCTGTTCGCGCTCGGGTCGTTCTGGCCGTTCGTCCTGCAGGTGCTGTGCGTCGCGTTGGCCGTGCTGCTCATCTCGCGCATCACGCGAACGCCCGTGCCGGAGCATCCGGACTCCCCCCGAGGCACGAAGGTCCACGCCATCCGCGAGGGGCTGCAATGGCTGCGACACAACGCACCGGTGCGCACGCTCGTCCTGATCATCCTGGTGTTCAACGTGACGTGGGCGGCGCCGTGGGGCGTCCTCGTGCTCTACGCGACCGAGTACCTGGGGATGGGTCCGGTGGGATACGGCGCCCTCACGACCGCCTCGGCGCTGGGCGGCATCGTCGCGATCTTCAGCTTCGGCTGGCTCGAGAAGCGCGTGTCGTTCTCGACGCTCATGCGTGTGTGCCTCTCGTGCGAGGTGCTCATGCACCTCGGCTTCGCGCTCACGACCTCGCCCGTCGTCGCGTTCGTGATCATGTTCGGCTTCGGACTGTACGCGTTCATCTGGGCGACGATCTCCACGACCGTCCGCCAGCGGCTGGTGCCGATGGAGCTGCAGGGCCGCATCGCCTCGGTGAACATGGTCGGCGTCTTCGGCGGACTCGTGATCGGTCAGTTGATCGGCGGCATTCTCGCCCAGGCGTTCGGACTGACCGCACCCTGGTGGTTCGCGTTCGCCGGCTCCGCGATCACGCTGGCCCTCGTGTGGCGCTCGATCGCGCACATCACCGCGGCGAAGCCCGTGCTCGACGACGACGAGGCGGATCGCATCCGCCCGGAGGACGAGCCGGGCGCCGGTGGGATGCCGCTCCCCGACTGAGCGCGGGTGCCCCTCAGTCCTCGAAGGAGCCGTACGCCTCGACCGTGTTCGCCGCGATCTGCGCGCACAGCTCGTCGAGGTCCAGGCCGAGCTCCTCGGCGATGAACCTCACCGTGACCGGGATGAGGTACGGGGCGTTCGGACGGCCGCGGTGCGGGACCGGCGTGAGGAACGGGGCATCCGTCTCGACCAGGATCCGCTCGCGGGGCGTGACCCGGAGCGCGTCGCGCAGGTTCTGCGCGTTCTTGAAGGTGACGTTGCCCGCGAACGACAGGAAGTACCCGCGTTCGGCGGCGATGCCCGCCATGTCCTCGTCGCCCGAGAAGCAATGGAACACGGTGCGTTCGGGTGCGCCGACCCGCTCGAGCGTCTCGAGCACGGCGTCGTGGGCGTCGCGGTCGTGGATCTGCATCGCGAGGCCGTGCTTCTTGGCGAGGGCGATGTGCGCCTCGAAGCTCTCGAACTGCGCCGGGAAGCCGTCCTCATCGGTGCGGAAGAAGTCGAGTCCGGTCTCGCCGATCGCCCGCACCCGGGGCTGGGCCGCGAGCTCGTCGATCACCCCGATCGCCTCGGCGAGGCGGCCCGCCTCCGCGTACGCGGGTGCTTCGTTGGGGTGGATGGCGACCGCTGCGAGAACACGGGGGTGGGATGCTGCAGCCCACGCCGACCACCGGCTCGACTCGATGTCGCCACCGGCCTGCACGACGCCGATCACGCCGACCTCCGCTGCGCGTGCCAGCTGCTCGTCGAGATCGAAGCCCACACCGTCCTCGATCTCGAGGTGCGCGTGGTTGTCGTAGACCGGCACCGCGAGCGGCTCGGGCGCCGCCGGATAGCTCACGTCGCGCGACCCCTTCTCGCGCACCCGCACGTACTGCGACGGATCCGATCCCTCCGCCGGGTAGGGCACCGGGCTGCGGGTCATCAGACCGACTGCTCGACCCGGGGGAAGAGCGGCGCGAGGCCGTTCACCGAGGTTCCGGGCTTGAGCACCCCCCACGCACCGGCGTCGCGGATCGGCTGGTCGATGAGGCGGCCGAGGCTCTCGGCCGCGCCGAGGGCGATCCACAGCTTCTCGGTCGACACGGGCATGACCGGCGACAGCAGCACGGCGAGCGCGCGCAGTCCCTCGGCGGCGGTGTAGAGCACCGTGCCCAGCCGTTCGCGCTGCGCCTCGTCCTTGGCCAGCACCCACGGCTCGTTCTCGGTGATGTAGAGGTTCAGGGCGTCCACGATCGTCCAGATCGAGGAGATCGCCTCGTCGATGCGGAAGCGCTCGATGGCCGCATCGGCGGCGGCCGCGGCATCCGCCACCGTCTTCTGCACGTGCAGGTCGGCCTCGGTGTAGGCGCCGGCCGGCGGCACGACGCCCTCGAAGTAGCGCTCGATCATCGCCGTCGTCCGCGAGGCGAGGTTGCCGAACCCGTTCGCGAGCTCCGCCTGGTAGCGGGCCGAGAGGTCCTCCCACGAGAACGAGCCGTCCTGGCCGAACGCGATCGCCGACAGGAAGTAGAACCGGTAGGCGTCGGAGCCGAACACGTCGGTGATCTCGGTCGGCGCGATGCCGGTCAGCTTCGACTTCGACATCTTCTCGCCGCCGACGAGCAGCCAGCCGTGCGCGAACACGCCGCGCGGCACGTCCACGCCCGCAGCCATCAGCATCGCCGGCCAGATGACGGCGTGGAAGCGCAGGATGTCCTTGCCGACCACGTGGTACGCCGGCCAGCGGCGGGCGAACTCGTCCGGGTCGCCGCCGTACCCGACCGCCGTCGCGTAGTTGAGCAGCGCATCGACCCACACATAGATGACGTGCGATTCGTCCCACGGCACCGTGATGCCCCAGTCGAACGCCGAGCGCGAGATCGACAGGTCCTTGAGGCCCTGCCTCACGAACGAGACGACCTCGTTGCGCGCCGACTCCGGCCGGATGAAGTCGCTCGACGAGTACAGCTCGAGCAGGCGATCCTGGAACTCGCTGAGCTTGAAGAAGTAGTTCTTCTCCTGGAGCAGTTCGAGCGGCTTGGAGTGGATCGCGCACACCTTGAGGCCCTCGAAGGGACCCGTGCCGTCGACGATCTCGGACTCGGGCTTGAACTCCTCGCAGCCGACGCAGTACAGCGCCTCGTACTCGCCCGCGTAGATGTAGCCGCGGTCGTAGATCGCCTGCACGAACTGCTTCACGCGCTCCTCATGACGCTCCTGCGTCGTGCGGATGAAGTCGTCGTTGGCGACGTCGAGCGTCTTCAGCAGCGGGAACCACGCCTCGCCCACGAGCTTGTCGACCCACTCCTGGGGCGTGACGCCGTTCGCCGACGCCGCACGCATCATCTTCTGACCGTGCTCGTCGGTGCCCGTCAGCATCCAGGTGTCGTCACCGGCCTGCCGGTGCCAGCGCGCGAGCGTGTCGACCGCCACGGTCGTGTAGCCGTGGCCGATGTGGGGCACGTCGCTCGGATAGTAGATCGGCGTCGTGATGTAGAAAGATCGGCCGGAAGTCACCCGAGGATTCTAGTCGGCACGGATGCCGCGCCCGGCCGGTGTGACAGGCGGGGCCGCCGCGGGGCCGGCACCGGGCGCTTTCGTCACATTCCCGGCGGGTGTCACCCCTTGACGGCGAGCGCGCCCTGATACAGCTCGCGCGAGGAGTGGCCGGTCTGTGCCGCCACCTCGCCGGCGGCATCCTTCAGCCGTGTGCCCGAACGCACCAGCTCGAGCACCTGGGTGACGGCGTCGGGGAACGCGACCTCGCGCGCGGCCGCGCCGTCCACGACGATGACGAGCTCGCCGCGGACGCCGGCCTCGGCCCACGCGGCCAGCTCGGCGAGCGTGCCCCGCGCCACCTCCTCGTGCAGCTTCGTGAGTTCGCGACACACCGCCGCCCGCCGGTCGGCACCGAACGCGACGACCATCGCGGCCAGCGTCGCCGCCACCCGGGTCGGCGCGTCGAAGAACACCATCGTGCGCGGCTCGGTGGCCAGCGCACGCAGGGCGGAGGCACGCTCGCCCGGCTTGCGCGGCACGAAGCCCTCGAAGGTGAAGCGGTCGGTCGGCAGGCCCGACACCGCGAGCGCGGTGAGCACCGCGCTGGGCCCGGGGATCACGGTCACCGTCACCCCGGCCGCGGCCGCGGCGGCCACGAGGCCGTATCCGGGATCGCTGACCGTCGGCATGCCGGCGTCGCTCAGCACGAGCACGTCCTGGTCCCGCGCCAGCTCGACGAGTTCGGGCGCGCGGTCCTTCTCGTTGTGGTCGTGGAGCGCGATGAGCCGCGGCCGATGAGTGACGCCGAGCCCGGCGAGGAGCCGCTGCGTCGTGCGCGTGTCCTCGGCGGCGATCACCGGTGCGCTCCCGAGCGCCTCGATGAGGCGCCGCGAGGCGTCCCCCAGATTGCCGATCGGAGTCGCCGCGAGGATGATCACGACCCCAGCCTACGAGTGGGCGGATGCCGCGTCGCCGGGCTCGCGGTCCGCGGTCTCGCGCGGGACCTCGTGAGCGGGCTGGACCAGGTCGACGGCGGACTGCATGCGGGCGAGGCACTCGATCACGATGCGCGCATGCTCGGGCGGCATGTCGACGACGGCCTCGAGCATCCGTGTGTGCATGGCACCGAGGGTGCGGCGCACCTCGTGGTCCGTCTCCGCCGTGGGGATCACGACGATGGCGCGGCGATCGGTGGGGTGCGGGGCACGGCGCACATGGCCGGACTTCTCGAGCCGGTCGATGATCGCCGTCGTCGACGCCGTCGACACGCCCAGATACCGCGACAGCTCCGCGGGCTGCACGATGCGTCCCTCGCGCTCGGCCTTGAGCAGGTACCGCAGCGTGAGCAGGTCGTTCTCGCCCATCGCCATCGCGTCGCGCGTGCGCCGGCGCATCGCGGCATCCGCGGCGCGGTAGAGGCGGAAGGACTCGAGCACCTCGATGGCCCGGCGGCGCGCGGCGTCGTCGTGCTCGCCGTACCAGTAGCCGCTTCCCGCCGTCACGACACGAATCATACGGATGCCCGCACTCCACGGGCCCGCACCGCGCAGGAACATCCCTGCTCGTGCACATGCACCGCGCAGGGTCATCGCGGGAGCCGCACTTATAGTGTCAGCGTGACGCACGCCGCCCCTCGCCTGGACGACAGCACGCCGGCTGCGCCGCTGCTGCCCGCGGAGCGTCCCACCCTGTACGAGCGGTTCACCGCGAGGCTCTCCCGCGACGACGCCGCGCGCCGCCTGTACGCGTGGCTGGGCCCCGCGCTCGTCGTCGTGCTGGCGGCGGTCCTGCGCCTGTGGAACCTCGCCGCGGCGCACGACCTCATGAACCAGTTCGACGAGACGTACTACGTCAAGGACGCCTGGACGCTGTCGCAGCTCGGGTACGAGGCATCGTGGCCCGGCAATGCCAACGAGAGCTTCCTGTCGGGCAACGTGAACGTCTTCACCGACAACGCGGCGTTCGTGATCCACCCGCCGCTCGGGAAGTGGATCATCGCGCTCGGCATGATCGTGCTCGGCCCCGAGAACGGCTGGGGGTGGCGCATCACGACGGCGCTGCTCGGCACGGCGGCGGTCCTCGTGCTGATGCTGATCGCGAAGCGGCTGACCGGCTCCACCACGTTCGCCGTCATCGCGGGACTGCTGATGGCCGTCGACGGAATGTCGATCGCGATGAGCCGCGTCGCGCTGCTCGACACTCCCCTGCTGTTCTTCGTGCTGCTCGGGTTCCTGTTCGTGCTGCTCGACCGGGAACGCACGACCGCGCGCATCGCGCAGACGGTGGCGGCGCGCTACGACGGGGACGAACCGCCGGCGTGGGGGCCGATCCTGTGGAACCGGCCGTGGATCGTCGCGGCGGGCGTCGCGCTGGGCGCGGCATCCGCCGTCAAGTGGTCGGGGGTCTGGGTCCTCGCGGGACTCGGCGTCTACCTCGTCGTGACCGACGCGCTCGCGCGGCGACGTGCGGGGGTGCTGTTCTGGCCGACCGACGCGATCCGTCAGGGCGTCGCGACCTTCGTCCTGCTGGTGCCCGTCGCGTTCGCGGTGTATCTCGCGTCGTGGACGGGCTGGCTCGTGACCGACGGCGGCTACGACCGTCACGCCGCCGACGCCGCGCCGGCGACCGGACTCTGGTCGTGGGTGCCGCTGTCGCTGCAGAGCCTATGGATCGACCACACCACGATGTTCAACGCGGCGTCGCAGATCACGTCGGGCCACTCGTATTCGAGCCCGGCGTGGCAATGGCCGCTGCTGATCCGCCCGACCGGCATGTATTACCACCACGACGCCTTCGGAGTCGACGGATGCACCGCCGTGAACGGCTGTTCGTCGGTCGTCTCCAGCATCCCGAACCCGCTCGTCTGGTACGCGGGCGTCGCCGCTGTGCTGTACCTCGCTTACCGGTTCGTCATCGTGCGTGACTGGCGCTACGCCT
This window of the Microbacterium sp. SSM24 genome carries:
- a CDS encoding MFS transporter, with the protein product MPSLGDLIAPRRLGTDFRWLLASSWTSNLGDGIALAAAPLLIASLTSSPVLVAAGAMMQFLPWLLFGLFAGAVADHHDRRRLVMLANSLRAVIVTVLIVFLVTGQATVWMVLATAFLYGTAEVFADSAGSTLLPMLVKPADLGVGNARMQAGFLVGNQLAGPPLGAFLFALGSFWPFVLQVLCVALAVLLISRITRTPVPEHPDSPRGTKVHAIREGLQWLRHNAPVRTLVLIILVFNVTWAAPWGVLVLYATEYLGMGPVGYGALTTASALGGIVAIFSFGWLEKRVSFSTLMRVCLSCEVLMHLGFALTTSPVVAFVIMFGFGLYAFIWATISTTVRQRLVPMELQGRIASVNMVGVFGGLVIGQLIGGILAQAFGLTAPWWFAFAGSAITLALVWRSIAHITAAKPVLDDDEADRIRPEDEPGAGGMPLPD
- a CDS encoding TatD family hydrolase, yielding MTRSPVPYPAEGSDPSQYVRVREKGSRDVSYPAAPEPLAVPVYDNHAHLEIEDGVGFDLDEQLARAAEVGVIGVVQAGGDIESSRWSAWAAASHPRVLAAVAIHPNEAPAYAEAGRLAEAIGVIDELAAQPRVRAIGETGLDFFRTDEDGFPAQFESFEAHIALAKKHGLAMQIHDRDAHDAVLETLERVGAPERTVFHCFSGDEDMAGIAAERGYFLSFAGNVTFKNAQNLRDALRVTPRERILVETDAPFLTPVPHRGRPNAPYLIPVTVRFIAEELGLDLDELCAQIAANTVEAYGSFED
- the metG gene encoding methionine--tRNA ligase yields the protein MTSGRSFYITTPIYYPSDVPHIGHGYTTVAVDTLARWHRQAGDDTWMLTGTDEHGQKMMRAASANGVTPQEWVDKLVGEAWFPLLKTLDVANDDFIRTTQERHEERVKQFVQAIYDRGYIYAGEYEALYCVGCEEFKPESEIVDGTGPFEGLKVCAIHSKPLELLQEKNYFFKLSEFQDRLLELYSSSDFIRPESARNEVVSFVRQGLKDLSISRSAFDWGITVPWDESHVIYVWVDALLNYATAVGYGGDPDEFARRWPAYHVVGKDILRFHAVIWPAMLMAAGVDVPRGVFAHGWLLVGGEKMSKSKLTGIAPTEITDVFGSDAYRFYFLSAIAFGQDGSFSWEDLSARYQAELANGFGNLASRTTAMIERYFEGVVPPAGAYTEADLHVQKTVADAAAAADAAIERFRIDEAISSIWTIVDALNLYITENEPWVLAKDEAQRERLGTVLYTAAEGLRALAVLLSPVMPVSTEKLWIALGAAESLGRLIDQPIRDAGAWGVLKPGTSVNGLAPLFPRVEQSV
- the rsmI gene encoding 16S rRNA (cytidine(1402)-2'-O)-methyltransferase, which codes for MIILAATPIGNLGDASRRLIEALGSAPVIAAEDTRTTQRLLAGLGVTHRPRLIALHDHNEKDRAPELVELARDQDVLVLSDAGMPTVSDPGYGLVAAAAAAGVTVTVIPGPSAVLTALAVSGLPTDRFTFEGFVPRKPGERASALRALATEPRTMVFFDAPTRVAATLAAMVVAFGADRRAAVCRELTKLHEEVARGTLAELAAWAEAGVRGELVIVVDGAAAREVAFPDAVTQVLELVRSGTRLKDAAGEVAAQTGHSSRELYQGALAVKG
- a CDS encoding MarR family winged helix-turn-helix transcriptional regulator, with the translated sequence MTAGSGYWYGEHDDAARRRAIEVLESFRLYRAADAAMRRRTRDAMAMGENDLLTLRYLLKAEREGRIVQPAELSRYLGVSTASTTAIIDRLEKSGHVRRAPHPTDRRAIVVIPTAETDHEVRRTLGAMHTRMLEAVVDMPPEHARIVIECLARMQSAVDLVQPAHEVPRETADREPGDAASAHS
- a CDS encoding dolichyl-phosphate-mannose--protein mannosyltransferase — translated: MTHAAPRLDDSTPAAPLLPAERPTLYERFTARLSRDDAARRLYAWLGPALVVVLAAVLRLWNLAAAHDLMNQFDETYYVKDAWTLSQLGYEASWPGNANESFLSGNVNVFTDNAAFVIHPPLGKWIIALGMIVLGPENGWGWRITTALLGTAAVLVLMLIAKRLTGSTTFAVIAGLLMAVDGMSIAMSRVALLDTPLLFFVLLGFLFVLLDRERTTARIAQTVAARYDGDEPPAWGPILWNRPWIVAAGVALGAASAVKWSGVWVLAGLGVYLVVTDALARRRAGVLFWPTDAIRQGVATFVLLVPVAFAVYLASWTGWLVTDGGYDRHAADAAPATGLWSWVPLSLQSLWIDHTTMFNAASQITSGHSYSSPAWQWPLLIRPTGMYYHHDAFGVDGCTAVNGCSSVVSSIPNPLVWYAGVAAVLYLAYRFVIVRDWRYAFVLTGIGLTYVPWLFYPERTIFQFYTVLVLPFMLLALTFALRDIAGPRHADSYRRRTGQRLVWVFLAVALLLAAFWYPVISAMTVPYDFWRMHNWLPTWV